A stretch of Aerococcaceae bacterium zg-252 DNA encodes these proteins:
- a CDS encoding 2-oxo acid dehydrogenase subunit E2: protein MAFLFKLPELGEGIVEGEVASWPVKEGDEIKEDDVLVEIQNDKSVESIPSPVSGKILKIHVPEGTVAVVGDVLVEIDAPGHESASEAAAPAAAPAPVATESAPAAAAGVFQFKLPELGEGIVEGEVASWPVKEGDEIKEDDVLVEIQNDKSVESIPSPVSGKITKIVVPEGTVAVVGDVLVEIAVEGHVAAPAASTPAAPVAAPTAAPVASKPVEAADPNRRVLAMPSVRKLARDKGIDISLVVGTGSNGRVTKADIENFNGSAPVEAAASAPAQAAAPVATPAAPVAKASAAPAAPYKSAAPEAEVREPMSGMRKAIAKAMVNSKHTAPHVTHFDEVEVSALWDHRKKFKDIAAGRNTKLTFLPYAVKALVATLKKFPILNASIDDATSEIVFKNYFHIGIATDTDRGLYVPVIRDANTKSMFDIADEITELAEKAHAGKLAANEMGNASTTISNIGSAGGKWFTPIINHPEVAILGFGSIVQQPIVNEEGELAVGRVIKLSLSYDHRIVDGATAQKAMNEFKRLLANPELLLMEG, encoded by the coding sequence ATGGCATTTTTATTTAAATTACCTGAGCTTGGCGAAGGAATTGTAGAAGGCGAAGTAGCATCATGGCCAGTAAAAGAGGGCGATGAGATTAAAGAAGACGATGTCTTAGTTGAAATTCAAAATGATAAATCAGTTGAATCAATTCCATCACCAGTTTCTGGGAAAATCTTAAAAATTCATGTTCCAGAGGGAACAGTAGCAGTTGTAGGTGATGTTTTAGTTGAAATTGATGCACCAGGACACGAGTCAGCATCAGAAGCAGCTGCACCAGCCGCAGCTCCTGCACCAGTTGCAACTGAATCTGCACCAGCAGCGGCAGCAGGTGTTTTCCAATTCAAATTACCTGAATTAGGTGAAGGAATTGTAGAAGGTGAAGTAGCATCATGGCCAGTAAAAGAGGGCGATGAAATTAAAGAAGACGATGTTTTAGTTGAAATTCAAAATGATAAATCAGTTGAATCAATTCCGTCACCAGTTTCTGGTAAAATTACTAAAATTGTGGTTCCAGAAGGAACAGTAGCAGTTGTAGGTGATGTATTGGTTGAAATCGCAGTAGAGGGACATGTTGCGGCTCCAGCAGCATCAACACCAGCAGCTCCAGTAGCGGCACCGACAGCAGCACCAGTTGCAAGCAAACCAGTTGAAGCAGCTGATCCAAATCGTCGTGTATTAGCAATGCCATCTGTTCGTAAATTAGCACGTGATAAAGGTATTGATATTTCATTAGTGGTAGGTACAGGTTCAAATGGTCGTGTAACAAAAGCTGATATTGAAAACTTCAATGGTTCAGCACCAGTTGAAGCAGCAGCATCTGCTCCAGCTCAAGCGGCAGCACCAGTAGCGACACCAGCAGCACCAGTTGCTAAAGCAAGTGCAGCACCGGCAGCACCATACAAATCAGCAGCTCCTGAAGCTGAAGTTCGTGAACCAATGAGTGGTATGCGTAAAGCAATTGCAAAAGCAATGGTTAACTCTAAACATACTGCACCTCACGTAACACACTTTGATGAAGTTGAAGTATCCGCTTTATGGGATCACCGTAAGAAATTTAAAGATATTGCAGCAGGACGCAATACTAAATTAACATTCTTACCATATGCAGTAAAAGCATTAGTTGCGACATTGAAGAAATTCCCAATCTTAAATGCGTCAATTGACGATGCTACAAGCGAAATCGTATTTAAAAACTACTTCCATATCGGTATCGCAACTGATACAGACCGTGGTTTATATGTACCAGTAATTCGTGATGCTAATACTAAATCAATGTTTGATATTGCAGATGAAATTACTGAATTAGCTGAAAAAGCACATGCTGGTAAATTAGCAGCTAACGAAATGGGTAATGCATCAACAACAATCTCAAATATCGGTTCAGCTGGTGGTAAATGGTTTACACCAATTATCAATCACCCAGAAGTAGCTATTTTAGGATTTGGTTCAATTGTTCAACAACCAATTGTTAACGAAGAAGGCGAGTTAGCTGTAGGTCGTGTTATTAAATTATCATTGAGTTATGATCACCGTATTGTTGACGGCGCTACTGCTCAAAAAGCGATGAATGAATTCAAACGTTTATTGGCAAACCCAGAATTATTATTAATGGAAGGTTAA
- a CDS encoding alpha-ketoacid dehydrogenase subunit beta, which translates to MAQLTMIQAITQAIATELRNDNRTLVFGEDVGKNGGVFRATEGLQDEFGEERVFNTPLAESGIGGLAVGLALTGYRPIPEIQFLGFVFEVMDSVVAQAARYRYRMGGTRNMPITFRAPFGGGVHTPELHADNLEGLLAQSPGIKVVIPSGPYDAKGLLISAIRDNDPVFFLEHMKLYRSFREEVPEKEYTIPLGKANVVKEGTDVSVITYGAMVREAIKAAETLEKEGISVEIVDLRTVQPLDIETILATVKKTNRVVVVQEAQRQSGVGARVMAEISERAILDLEAPIGFVAAPDTIFPFGQAEKDWLPNATDIEAQVRETYAF; encoded by the coding sequence ATGGCTCAATTAACGATGATCCAAGCGATTACTCAAGCAATCGCAACAGAATTACGTAATGACAACCGTACATTAGTTTTCGGTGAAGACGTTGGTAAAAACGGTGGGGTATTCCGTGCAACAGAAGGTTTGCAAGATGAATTCGGTGAAGAACGTGTATTCAACACTCCTTTAGCAGAATCAGGTATCGGTGGTTTAGCTGTTGGTTTAGCATTAACAGGTTACCGTCCAATTCCAGAAATTCAATTCTTAGGTTTCGTATTTGAAGTAATGGACTCTGTAGTAGCACAAGCTGCTCGTTACCGTTACCGTATGGGTGGAACACGTAATATGCCAATTACATTCCGTGCACCTTTCGGTGGTGGGGTACATACACCAGAATTACATGCTGATAACTTAGAAGGTTTATTAGCACAATCACCTGGTATTAAAGTAGTTATTCCTTCAGGGCCATACGATGCGAAAGGTTTATTAATTTCTGCAATTCGTGATAATGACCCAGTATTCTTCTTAGAACATATGAAATTATACCGTTCATTCCGTGAAGAAGTCCCTGAAAAAGAATATACTATTCCTTTAGGAAAAGCTAATGTTGTTAAAGAAGGTACAGACGTATCAGTAATCACTTATGGTGCAATGGTTCGTGAAGCGATTAAAGCAGCTGAAACATTAGAAAAAGAAGGTATTTCAGTAGAAATCGTTGACTTACGTACAGTTCAACCATTAGATATTGAAACAATCTTAGCAACAGTTAAGAAAACAAATCGTGTAGTAGTTGTTCAAGAAGCACAACGTCAATCAGGTGTTGGTGCACGTGTTATGGCTGAAATTTCTGAACGTGCTATCTTAGACTTAGAAGCACCAATCGGATTTGTTGCAGCTCCTGATACAATCTTCCCATTTGGTCAAGCTGAAAAAGATTGGTTACCAAATGCGACAGATATTGAAGCTCAAGTACGTGAAACTTACGCATTCTAA